A genomic region of Silurus meridionalis isolate SWU-2019-XX chromosome 7, ASM1480568v1, whole genome shotgun sequence contains the following coding sequences:
- the LOC124388415 gene encoding probable serine/threonine-protein kinase kinX isoform X1: MKVVSADEIIRRDNDQTEKEPVKSEFIGQGLLANKSDLNVDEINVISVQQRTKSKDEGVEVSYDKTEEELSGFIDQFIESDLNVEGNVNKQEQRRTDKEEETEEVESADEIMRKERDENEEEFTDQPLLAMEADLNVEHNESNLEQGGNEEEEGVEIIMRENDETRESSIKCEFIEQGLLAKEADLNVEKHENSQKQRRNSQEYEETEDKPFKTELIVQEPEEQANLCGMQDTAMVQVVLEESIIGYVNDQDNTELYVVEESNHVKTKDKNQEGNSQMMNEAHQVSTWEGNAPLNEGLKLVENATLLQEKEAIEVNNEETKKETVGKENDVYKNEFSAFEKFTGIDTVEKQKACDTEKKETLNKIEVIVEYVETESQQLERTQIVTAEGCSSTWFEDKDNSSAVTVKLQKLEQSKEQKAASEVALKVDRKHIDDAAYDHNGSQQPAALTKPEAEVVITQPEKMTGSQTETAETTSKCKEEVAAIDVIKSAERETSLHEQPIDTEVAIQEIMRPCLLVQQVPLLEESADNRINELSLVKSVSEIQSVPFKQLSEFAVESVDEMQTYSMQNLDKCSKEAKLSSPKQTAEWFETLSEATAMRKDEQKFEQATDKLIQEDATLGDQINQNECTVQDSATDTSSHRLQLDLSDSLYMPEMQSDSQKDTEEQERTDEEENGLSDEIKHNTSGLTKESDDSKWKSMREMETTERKENESELESQDETFENMNVEIPNVAWKCEKELTEMIDIETMVVSTHGEMESVKKMEQPFTEQEKDKCELDFPEFKESKVMNKEHEKVEHGKSVVDCKEDVEQGGRPGLKRPFEKIAEDNDMDKPCVLTGLSLPSQASSLDFTVQKSKIAVKNPLVRPPKDPRSLINMTSVEPLIPPRPLQPSFPKKSHIEGASVPSKGVIGFKLPGLGAGFPALRKTEAGKKVRDGEEAGSETSHVQKFNPDLQSADDTIKQEIKPPKPKWTPPRQPGMGSPLMMAELKSKLKKPE; encoded by the exons atgaaagtTGTAAGTGCTGATGAAATTATAAGGCGAGATAATgatcaaactgaaaaagaaCCAGTTAAAAGTGAGTTTATTGGCCAGGGCTTATTAGCCAATAAATCTGATTTAAATGTtgatgagataaatgtaatcaGTGTACAACAGAGAACAAAATCTAAAGATGAAGGTGTTGAAGTCTCTTATGAtaaaactgaagaagaactAAGTGGGTTTATTGATCAGTTTATTGAATCTGATCTAAATGTTGAGGGGAATGTCAACAAGCAAGAGCAGAGAAGGACAGATAAAGAGGAAGAAACAGAGGAAGTGGAAAGTGCTGATGAAATtatgaggaaagagagagatgaaaatgaagaagaatTTACTGACCAACCCCTACTAGCCATGGAAGCTGATCTAAATGTTGAACATAATGAAAGCAATCTAGAGCAGGGAGGGAATGAAGAAGAGGAAGGTGTTGAAATAATAATGAGAGAGAATGATGAAACTAGAGAAAGCTCAATTAAATGTGAGTTCATTGAACAAGGATTACTGGCCAAAGAAGCTGATCTAAATGTTGAAAAGCATGAAAACAGTCAGAAGCAGAGAAGGAACTCTCAGGAGTATGAAGAAACTGAAGATAAACCATTTAAAACCGAACTTATTGTCCAGGAGCCTGAAGAACAGGCAAATTTGTGTGGTATGCAAGATACAGCCATGGTCCAGGTGGTTTTGGAGGAGAGTATTATTGGATATGTTAATGATCAGGATAATACTGAGCTTTATGTGGTAGAAGAAAGTAACCATGTAAAGACCAAAGATAAAAATCAAGAAGGTAATTCACAAATGATGAATGAGGCTCATCAGGTTTCAACATGGGAAGGAAATGCCCCTTTGAATGAGGGTCTGAAACTGGTTGAAAATGCCACTTTGTTGCAAGAAAAGGAAGCGATTGAAGTCAACAAtgaggaaacaaaaaaagagactgTGGGAAAAGAGAatgatgtatataaaaatgagtTCTCAGCATTTGAGAAGTTCACAGGCATCGACACTGTTGAAAAACAGAAAGCCTGTgacacagaaaagaaagaaacgttGAACAAAATTGAAGTTATTGTCGAATATGTGGAGACTGAAAGCCAACAATTGGAGAGGACACAAATTGTAACTGCAGAAGGATGTAGCAGCACTTGGTTTGAAGATAAAGACAATAGTTCAGCTGTTACAGTGAAATTGCAGAAGTTAGAACAAAGTAAAGAGCAAAAAGCCGCATCAGAGGTGGCCCTGAAGGTAGATCGCAAGCATATAGATGATGCAGCTTATGATCACAATGGTTCACAACAACCAGCAGCATTGACCAAACCAGAGGCTGAAGTTGTCATTACACAACCAGAAAAAATGACAGGAAGCcaaacagaaacagctgaaaCCACATCAAAATGCAAAGAAGAAGTTGCTGCAATAGATGTAATTAAATCAGCTGAAAGAGAGACTAGCTTGCATGAGCAGCCCATAGACACAGAAGTGGCTATACAGGAAATAATGAGACCATGCCTCCTTGTACAACAAGTGCCTTTGCTAGAAGAATCAGCTGACAATAGAATAAATGAATTGAGCTTGGTGAAATCGGTCAGTGAAATACAGTCAGTTCCTTTCAAGCAATTAAGTGAATTTGCAGTTGAGTCTGTTGATGAAATGCAAACTTATTCCATGCAGAACCTTGACAAGTGCTCCAAAGAAGCAAAGCTCAGCTCACCTAAACAGACAGCTGAATGGTTTGAAACACTCAGTGAAGCAACAGCAATGAGAAAGGATGAACAGAAATTTGAGCAAGCTACTGATAAGCTAATTCAAGAAGATGCCACTTTAGGGGATCAGATCAATCAGAATGAGTGCACAGTGCAAGATTCAGCCACTGACACTTCATCACATAGACTTCAGCTTGACCTCTCAGATTCGTTGTACATGCCAGAGATGCAGAGCGATTCTCAAAAAGATACAGAAGAACAAGAGAGGACTGATGAGGAAGAGAACGGATTATCAGATGAAATAAAGCATAACACAAGTGGGTTGACAAAGGAATCTGATGACTCTAAGTGGAAATCGATGAGAGAAATGGAGACTactgaaagaaaagagaatgaaagtGAACTTGAAAGTCAAGAtgaaacatttgaaaacatgaATGTGGAAATACCGAATGTTGCATGGAAATGTGAAAAAGAATTAACAGAAATGATCGATATTGAAACCATGGTGGTTTCGACACATGGAGAGATGGAGTCGGTGAAAAAAATGGAACAACCTTTCACAGAGCAAGAAAAGGATAAGTGTGAGTTGGACTTCCCTGAATTTAAAGAATCAAAGGTAATGAACAAAGAACATGAAAAGGTTGAACATGGAAAATCAGTTGTAGACTGTAAAGAAGATGTAGAACAAGGAGGCAGACCTGGACTCAAGAGACCATTCGAAAAAATCGCAGAGGACAATGACATGGATAAGCCTTGTGTATTAACAGGTCTTTCACTTCCATCACAG GCTTCATCCTTGGACTTTACAGTCCAGAAGTCGAAGATTGCTGTGAAAAACCCTCTTGTTCGACCCCCTAAAGACCCTCGTTCACTTATTAACATGACTTCTGTAGAACCCTTGATTCCTCCTCGGCCTTTACAGCCCAGCTTTCCAAAAAAGAGTCATATTGAAGGTGCATCAGTACCAAGCAAAGGTGTGATTGGATTCAAACTCCCTG